From a region of the Tomitella fengzijianii genome:
- a CDS encoding DUF4192 domain-containing protein has product MANPKVTSHAGLIAAIPALLGFTPTDSVAFIAIAADNRVAFAARIDIKGAMQATRQVVAAAATNQITTIVPVAITADQITGEAVAAVAAEVLITNGITVPTQLWTEAITAGSRWTAPETGESGTLPDPQATEAAAHRVLAGRSMDRDRHTIADEIAPTGSPVAAPAPRRLDTDPAAAVSAVAAIARRHATGSVLSDDDAATIGTALRDTAVRDTVIGMLATDARHAITAVCIATARRTDGPARSDAAAVYAMGMYIDGDGTRALIAAKAAKAADPLNTLADLLLEALSIAAPPSMMRRVAEAAAE; this is encoded by the coding sequence ATGGCAAACCCCAAAGTGACCAGCCACGCAGGACTGATCGCCGCCATCCCCGCACTGCTCGGATTCACCCCCACCGACTCCGTCGCCTTCATCGCCATCGCCGCAGACAATCGCGTGGCGTTCGCCGCGCGCATCGACATCAAGGGCGCCATGCAGGCAACCCGGCAGGTCGTCGCAGCCGCCGCAACCAACCAGATCACCACCATCGTGCCCGTCGCGATCACCGCCGACCAGATCACCGGCGAGGCCGTCGCCGCCGTCGCCGCCGAAGTCCTCATCACCAACGGCATCACCGTGCCCACCCAGTTGTGGACCGAAGCGATCACCGCAGGAAGCCGCTGGACCGCACCCGAAACCGGCGAGAGCGGCACCCTGCCCGACCCCCAAGCCACCGAGGCAGCCGCGCACCGCGTACTCGCGGGCCGGAGCATGGACCGTGACCGCCACACCATCGCCGACGAAATCGCGCCCACCGGCAGCCCCGTCGCAGCCCCCGCCCCGCGCAGGCTCGACACCGACCCCGCCGCCGCCGTGAGCGCCGTCGCCGCCATCGCCCGCCGCCACGCGACCGGCAGTGTCCTCAGCGACGACGATGCCGCCACCATCGGCACCGCACTGCGAGACACCGCCGTGCGCGACACCGTCATCGGCATGCTGGCCACCGACGCCCGCCACGCCATCACCGCCGTGTGCATCGCCACCGCACGCCGCACCGACGGTCCCGCCCGCAGCGACGCCGCCGCCGTCTACGCAATGGGCATGTACATCGACGGAGACGGCACGCGCGCGCTCATCGCCGCCAAAGCCGCCAAAGCCGCCGACCCGCTCAACACGCTTGCCGATCTGCTCCTCGAAGCGCTCAGCATCGCCGCCCCGCCGTCGATGATGCGCCGCGTGGCCGAAGCCGCCGCCGAGTAA
- a CDS encoding ArdC-like ssDNA-binding domain-containing protein — protein sequence MAKKVRTRKTPEQRREEAAALQASIAEQVEQFRDSDQWRKFLQFAQAFHAYSLNNVMLIMAQQPAATQVAGFRKWQQLGRQVRKGERAIKIFGYSTKKITEDDGNGDETERRITIFPVLSVFDISQTDPIEGADTVVTSPATALTGDDPAGIAAAVTDYITGEGWTITRETIAGSAYGYTTPHNRRIVVEQNISAAQAAKTTIHETAHALMHADLKSGEYVAHRGLCETEAESVAYIVAGICGLDTASYSVGYVASWTDGDTDMIRETAARVLSTAHTLADAITTTDDAAAA from the coding sequence ATGGCAAAGAAAGTCCGCACCCGCAAGACCCCCGAACAGCGCCGCGAAGAGGCCGCAGCACTTCAGGCCAGCATCGCCGAACAGGTCGAGCAGTTCCGCGACTCCGACCAGTGGCGCAAGTTCCTACAGTTCGCGCAGGCGTTCCACGCCTACAGCCTCAATAACGTCATGCTCATCATGGCCCAGCAGCCCGCCGCCACCCAGGTTGCAGGCTTCCGCAAGTGGCAGCAGCTCGGCCGCCAGGTCCGCAAGGGGGAGCGCGCCATCAAGATCTTCGGCTACAGCACCAAGAAGATCACCGAGGACGACGGCAACGGCGACGAGACCGAGCGCCGCATCACCATTTTCCCGGTGCTGTCGGTCTTCGACATCAGCCAAACCGACCCGATCGAGGGCGCCGACACCGTCGTTACCAGCCCCGCAACCGCTCTCACCGGAGACGACCCGGCGGGCATCGCCGCCGCCGTCACCGACTACATCACCGGCGAAGGATGGACGATCACCCGCGAGACCATCGCAGGCAGCGCCTACGGATACACCACGCCACACAACCGCCGCATCGTCGTCGAGCAGAACATCAGCGCCGCCCAGGCCGCCAAAACCACCATCCACGAGACCGCGCACGCCCTCATGCACGCCGACCTGAAAAGCGGCGAGTACGTCGCGCACCGCGGACTCTGCGAAACCGAAGCCGAATCCGTCGCCTACATCGTCGCCGGAATATGCGGCCTCGATACCGCCAGCTACAGCGTCGGCTACGTCGCCAGCTGGACCGACGGCGACACCGACATGATCCGCGAGACCGCCGCGCGAGTCCTGTCCACCGCCCACACCCTCGCCGACGCCATCACCACCACCGACGACGCCGCAGCGGCATAA